The following are encoded in a window of Arvicanthis niloticus isolate mArvNil1 chromosome 1, mArvNil1.pat.X, whole genome shotgun sequence genomic DNA:
- the Usp35 gene encoding ubiquitin carboxyl-terminal hydrolase 35 produces the protein MDKILEAVVTSSYPASVKQGLVRRVLEAARQPLEREQCLALLALGARLYVGGTDELPRRVGCQLLHVAGRHHPDVFAEFFSARRVLRLLQGGAGPPGVRALACVQLGLQLLPDGPAADEVFALLRREVLRTVCERPGPAACAQVARLLARHPRCVPDGAHRLLFCQQLVRCLGRFRCPAEGEEGAVEFLEQAQQVSGLLAQLWRAQPAAILPCLKELFAVISCTEEEPPSSALASVVQHLPLELMDGVVRNLSNDDSVTDSQMLTAISRMIDWVSWPLGKNIDKWIIALLKGLAAVKKFSILIEVSLAKIEKVFSKLLYPIVRGAALCVLKYMLLTFQHSHEAFHLLLPHIPPMVASLVKEDSNSGTSCLEQLAELVHCMVFRFPGFPDLYEPVMEAIKDLHIPNEDRIKQLLGQDAWTSQKSELAGFYPRLMAKSDTGKIGLINLGNTCYVNSVLQALFMASDFRHCVLRLTENNSQPLMTKLQWLFAFLEHSQRPAISPENFLSASWTPWFSPGTQQDCSEYLKYLLDRLHEEEKTGTRICQKLKQSSLPSPQEELPSPNATSVEKMFGGKIVTRICCLHCLNVSSREEAFTDLSLAFPPPERSRHRRHGSVMLPTEDVRAQELTLAPRAPEVQRQRKHCITGDAPRTGLDIEGVDTLGTGGQSGQEKVDREQAGKEKEVAEDREEEGTREEEKEEGEEKDKEKEKKEDEKEKEKEKEAEDSKEKEGDSLGSGTRRDAATPPREQACGPEGSRSVLDLVNYFLSPERLTAENRYYCESCASLQDAEKVVELSQGPRYLILTLLRFSFDLRTMRRRKILDDVTIPLLLRLPLAGGQGQAYDLCSVVVHSGVSSESGHYYCYAREGAARPAPALGSTERPEPENQWYLFNDTRVSFSSFESVSNVTSFFPKDTAYVLFYRQRPREGPEAEPGSPRVRAEPTLHKDLMEAISKDNVLYLQEQEKEARSRAAYISTLPAPPHWGRGFDEDKDEDEGSPGGCNPAGGNGDFHRLVF, from the exons ATGGACAAGATCCTGGAGGCCGTGGTGACTTCGTCCTACCCTGCGAGTGTGAAGCAAGGGCTGGTGCGGCGGGTGCTGGAGGCTGCGCGGCAGCCCCTGGAGCGGGAGCAGTGCCTGGCGCTGCTGGCCCTGGGCGCCCGCCTCTACGTGGGTGGCACGGACGAGCTGCCGCGCCGCGTGGGCTGCCAGCTGCTGCACGTGGCGGGTCGCCACCACCCCGACGTCTTCGCCGAGTTCTTCAGCGCCCGCCGCGTGCTGCGCCTGCTGCAGGGCGGTGCGGGGCCCCCGGGGGTGCGCGCGCTGGCCTGCGTGCAGCTAGGGCTGCAGCTGCTGCCCGACGGGCCGGCGGCCGACGAGGTGTTCGCGTTGCTGCGGCGCGAGGTGCTGCGCACAGTGTGCGAGCGCCCGGGCCCCGCCGCCTGCGCGCAGGTCGCCCGGCTGCTGGCGCGCCACCCGCGCTGCGTACCCGACGGAGCGCACCGCCTGCTCTTCTGCCAGCAGCTGGTGCGCTGCCTCGGCCGCTTCCGCTGCCCAGCCGAGGGCGAGGAGGGCGCGGTGGAGTTCCTGGAGCAGGCCCAGCAGGTGAGCGGGCTCCTGGCGCAGCTGTGGCGCGCGCAGCCCGCTGCCATCCTGCCCTGCCTCAAGGAGCTGTTCGCAGTCATCTCCTGCACAG AGGAGGAGCCACCGTCCAGCGCCTTGGCCAGTGTGGTCCAGCACCTCCCATTGGAGCTCATGGATGGTGTGGTCCGGAACCTGAGCAATGATGACAGTGTGACAGACTCTCAGATGCTCACTGCCATTAGCAG GATGATCGACTGGGTGTCCTGGCCCCTGGGGAAGAACATTGACAAGTGGATCATTGCCCTGCTGAAGGGCCTGGCTGCCGTTAAGAAGTTCAGCATCTTGATCGAGGTTTCGCTCGCCAAAATTGAGAAG GTTTTCTCTAAGCTGCTGTACCCCATCGTTCGGGGAGCTGCCCTGTGTGTCCTCAAGTACATGCTCCTGACTTTCCAGCACTCCCATGAGGCCTTCCACCTG cttctccctcacattccccccatgGTGGCCTCTCTGGTCAAGGAGGACTCGAACTCTGGAACCAGCTGCCTGGAGCAGCTGGCAGAGCTGGTGCACTGCATGGTGTTTCGGTTCCCAGGCTTCCCAGACCTGTATGAACCTGTCATGGAAGCCATCAAG GACCTCCACATTCCCAATGAGGACCGAATCAAGCAGCTGCTGGGGCAGGATGCCTGGACCTCACAGAAGAGTGAACTGGCTGGCTTCTATCCCCGGCTCATGGCCAAGTCAGACACGGGCAAGATTGGCTTAATCAACTTGGGCAACACATGCTACGTGAACAGTGTCCTTCAGGCCTTGTTCATGGCTTCTGA CTTTCGACACTGTGTGCTCCGCTTGACTGAGAACAACTCCCAGCCCTTGATGACCAAGCTGCAGTGGCTCTTTGCCTTCCTGGAGCACAGTCAG AGGCCTGCCATCTCTCCTGAGAACTTCCTCTCTGCATCCTGGACACCTTGGTTCAGCCCTGGCACCCAGCAGGACTGTTCAGAGTATCTGAAGTACCTGCTGGATCG GCTTCATGAAGAAGAGAAAACGGGGACGAGGATCTGCCAGAAACTCAAGCAGTCAAGCCTGCCATCCCCACAGGAAGAGCTTCCCAGCCCCAATGCAACGTCTGTGGAGAAAATGTTTGGAGGCAAGATTGTGACCCGGATATGCTGTCTCCACTGTCTCAATGTTTCCTCAAGGGAGGAGGCCTTCACAGACCTCTCTTTGGCCTTCCCTCCTCCTGAGAGAAGTCGCCACCGCCGCCACGGCTCTGTGATGCTCCCCACGGAGGATGTGCGAGCTCAGGAGTTGACACTGGCTCCCAGAGCCCCAGAGgtacagaggcagagaaagcactgCATCACAGGGGATGCTCCCCGCACTGGACTGGACATTGAAGGTGTGGACACCCTAGGCACTGGCGGACAGAGTGGGCAGGAGAAGGTGGACAGGGAGCAGgctgggaaagagaaggaggtggcagaggacagggaagaggaaggaacaagggaagaggagaaagaagagggggaagagaaagacaaagagaaagagaagaaggaagatgaaaaggaaaaggaaaaggaaaaggaagctgaggacagcaaggagaaggaaggggacagCTTAGGATCAGGGACCCGCAGGGATGCTGCCACCCCACCCAGGGAGCAGGCATGTGGTCCTGAGGGTTCCCGCTCTGTACTGGACTTGGTCAACTACTtcctgtcccctgagaggctgaCGGCTGAGAACCGCTACTACTGTGAGTCCTGTGCCTCCCTGCAGGATGCGGAGAAGGTGGTGGAGCTGAGCCAGGGTCCACGCTACCTCATCCTCACACTACTGCGCTTCTCCTTTGACCTGCGTACCATGAGGCGGCGCAAGATCCTGGATGATGTCACCATCCCCCTTTTGTTGCGCCTGCCGCTGGCTGGGGGTCAGGGCCAGGCTTATGACCTCTGTAGTGTGGTGGTACACTCTGGAGTGTCCTCAGAGAGTGGCCACTATTACTGCTATGCTCGTGAGGGTGCTGCTCGGCCAGCTCCTGCCCTGGGATCCACAGAGAGGCCGGAGCCTGAGAACCAGTGGTACCTTTTTAATGATACCCGGGTGTCTTTCTCATCCTTTGAGTCTGTCAGCAATGTCACCTCCTTTTTCCCTAAGGACACTGCCTATGTGCTCTTCTACCgccagaggcccagagagggcCCTGAGGCTGAGCCTGGCTCTCCTAGAGTCCGAGCAGAGCCTACCCTCCACAAGGACCTGATGGAGGCCATTTCTAAAGATAATGTCCTCTATCTGCAG gagcaggagaaggaggccCGGAGCAGGGCAGCTTATATCTCTACACTCCCTGCCCCTCCACACTGGGGTAGGGGCTTTGATGAAGACAAAGATGAGGACGAAGGCTCACCAGGGGGCTGCAACCCTGCAGGTGGCAATGGTGACTTCCACAGACTGGTCTTCTAA